A single window of Thermodesulfovibrionia bacterium DNA harbors:
- a CDS encoding ATP-binding protein, producing the protein MLNKVTREELCNCCDLSDLPFKTTDDVQPLEGTIGQERALSALEFGLDINSHGFNIYILGESGTGKMTTIRKILEEKAKDEPTPDDWCYVYSFKNPDVPNILNLPAGTGVAFKKKMDELINDLQQEIPKIFESKEYEKQKTNILHEFQEKQKELFAELEKEAEKKDFSLQKNVSGLALLPTKKTGEALTEDEYEKLEPEAKKKIGKIGKELQDKLDDVIRLVRAEENEVKKKIAALERQAVFSSVGHRIDEIKNGYKENDKILSYLEDVQEDILEHHEDFKMQDEQPQAFSFMKPPKTEPSFMKYQVNVLVNNLELKGAPIVIETNPTYLNLFGRVEHKLQYGVAVTDFTMIKPGALHKANGGYLVTDALDLLKNIFSYDALKRTIKDREIRIEDVWEQYRQVSTVTLKPQPVPFDVKVILVGNPRIYYLLYNLDEEYRELFKIKADYENRMERNKENILKYASFIKTKCLERDLHPFDQSAIAKVIEHGSRLAEHKNKLSAKFSEIADILREAAYWSKKRNNGNVTYEDVEKALNERIYRSDKVQRKILEAIKDGTILVDMEGSVVGQINGLAVLDLGDYSFGMPSRITAKTYAGKAGIVNIERETKMSGKIHEKAILILTAYLGGKYATKRPLSLTASLTFEQLYGGIEGDSATCAEVYALLSSISGVPINQSIAITGSMNQHGEVQPIGGVNEKIEGFFEFCKISGLTGKQGVIIPRRNLINLMVRNEVFQAVMDGKFSIYSIDNIEDGIEILMGMPAGEITPDEKYPKGTVNFLVAEKLLELSKASKDKPEKKGTKKSDEDTADKK; encoded by the coding sequence ATGCTTAACAAAGTCACAAGGGAAGAACTCTGCAACTGCTGCGACCTTTCTGATCTGCCCTTTAAAACAACCGATGATGTTCAGCCTCTGGAAGGGACTATAGGCCAGGAGAGGGCACTCAGCGCCCTGGAGTTCGGCCTTGATATAAACAGCCACGGATTCAACATATACATACTCGGCGAAAGCGGCACGGGCAAGATGACCACCATCAGGAAGATCCTGGAAGAAAAAGCAAAAGATGAGCCCACTCCTGATGACTGGTGTTACGTATACAGCTTCAAGAATCCGGATGTTCCGAATATCCTGAACCTGCCCGCAGGGACCGGCGTCGCCTTCAAAAAGAAGATGGATGAACTTATCAATGACCTGCAGCAGGAGATCCCAAAGATATTCGAATCCAAAGAGTATGAGAAGCAAAAGACAAATATCCTGCATGAATTTCAGGAAAAGCAGAAAGAGCTCTTTGCGGAACTGGAAAAGGAAGCAGAGAAGAAAGACTTCAGCCTGCAGAAGAACGTAAGCGGCCTTGCCCTGCTGCCCACAAAGAAGACTGGAGAAGCGCTTACAGAGGATGAGTATGAGAAACTCGAACCTGAAGCAAAGAAGAAGATAGGCAAGATCGGGAAAGAACTGCAGGATAAGCTTGACGATGTTATAAGGCTCGTGAGGGCGGAAGAGAACGAGGTAAAGAAGAAGATAGCCGCTTTGGAACGGCAGGCTGTATTCTCCTCTGTAGGACATCGTATAGATGAAATTAAGAACGGCTACAAAGAGAACGACAAGATTTTAAGCTATCTCGAGGATGTGCAGGAAGACATACTTGAACATCACGAGGACTTCAAGATGCAGGATGAACAGCCCCAGGCCTTCAGCTTCATGAAGCCGCCGAAGACAGAGCCGTCATTCATGAAATATCAGGTCAACGTCCTTGTCAACAACCTCGAACTCAAAGGCGCACCGATAGTTATAGAGACAAACCCGACATACCTGAATTTATTCGGACGGGTGGAGCATAAACTTCAATACGGCGTTGCTGTAACCGATTTTACGATGATCAAACCCGGCGCGCTCCACAAGGCAAACGGCGGCTATCTCGTCACTGACGCCCTTGACCTGCTGAAAAATATTTTCTCCTATGACGCGCTGAAAAGGACCATAAAGGACAGGGAGATAAGAATTGAAGACGTCTGGGAACAATACCGGCAGGTCTCGACCGTAACGCTCAAGCCGCAGCCGGTTCCGTTTGACGTCAAGGTGATACTGGTAGGCAATCCCCGAATCTACTACCTGCTTTATAACCTTGATGAAGAATACCGGGAACTCTTCAAGATAAAGGCAGATTATGAAAACCGCATGGAGAGGAACAAGGAGAACATCCTCAAGTACGCAAGTTTCATAAAGACAAAATGCCTTGAGAGAGACCTGCATCCTTTTGACCAGAGCGCTATCGCAAAGGTCATTGAACACGGTTCAAGGCTTGCCGAACACAAGAACAAACTCTCTGCAAAATTCTCAGAGATAGCGGATATATTGAGAGAAGCTGCCTACTGGTCTAAAAAGAGGAATAACGGCAATGTGACATATGAGGATGTTGAGAAGGCGCTCAATGAGAGGATCTACAGGTCAGACAAGGTGCAGAGAAAGATCCTTGAGGCGATAAAGGACGGCACTATCCTTGTTGATATGGAAGGCTCGGTCGTCGGCCAGATCAACGGCCTTGCGGTACTGGATCTCGGCGATTATAGTTTCGGCATGCCTTCCAGGATCACTGCCAAGACATACGCAGGAAAAGCAGGCATCGTAAACATAGAGCGTGAGACAAAGATGAGCGGCAAGATACATGAAAAGGCCATTCTCATCCTGACCGCGTATCTCGGCGGGAAATACGCAACCAAACGCCCCCTCAGCCTGACCGCTTCGCTGACTTTCGAGCAGCTTTACGGCGGCATAGAAGGCGACAGCGCCACATGCGCAGAGGTCTACGCCCTCTTGAGCAGCATATCAGGAGTTCCGATAAACCAGTCCATCGCAATAACAGGCTCCATGAACCAGCACGGCGAGGTTCAGCCCATCGGCGGGGTCAATGAAAAGATAGAGGGCTTCTTTGAGTTCTGCAAGATCAGCGGCCTTACCGGAAAACAGGGGGTTATAATCCCGAGGCGCAACCTTATCAACCTCATGGTCAGGAACGAGGTCTTCCAGGCTGTAATGGACGGCAAATTCAGCATCTACTCAATAGACAATATTGAAGACGGCATAGAAATTCTCATGGGTATGCCCGCCGGAGAGATAACGCCTGATGAGAAATATCCTAAAGGCACGGTCAACTTCCTTGTGGCTGAAAAACTCCTTGAACTCTCCAAGGCATCGAAAGATAAGCCTGAGAAGAAGGGGACTAAAAAAAGTGATGAAGATACTGCCGATAAAAAATGA
- a CDS encoding site-specific DNA-methyltransferase, with product MPESLIEQLPKIVAEGKKEVERILERLSGSNKLTLQTNEYVLPSKDKSGLYRGQMKEISEQEWHNRLVYGDNLLVMQALLAGDPATGLPSMRGKVDLIYNDPPFDSKADYRTKITLPGTTIEQKPTVLEQFAYSDTWKDGTVSYLRMMYPRLVLMRELLSEQGSIYVHLDWHVGHYVKVLMDEIFGKENFVNEIVWKRSTAHSDSKTYGNLHDVLFLYSKSQNNIFNTQYEPYTDDYIKTYYRHKDEKGIFLDRDLSAKGLQGGGYSYEWKGKQGIWRCPKDTMARYEKEGRLYYTKNGTPRLKQYMNDMPGIPIQDIWTNIFTVNSQAKERVEYGTQKPESLLERIVKSSSNENSIIADFFSGSGTTGAVAEKNGRRWIMSDIGKPAIMITRQRLIDQEAKPFLYQSIGDYQKEAFTSSRLFRRIGDLSQVVINLYGALPFPDEQNPNRNLGYIKNSRTLVVVDSPSKLTGYATLKKAQELRESFLGGWNKVVVLGWNFVFDIATLIKNFNDDKLEVLVIPPDLLDKLKTKSSYESLLKSGKIRFSSLQYLSIKKPRIKNYSSDIDEITIELDNYILLSPGSLPLDDANKEKLQDIIANDPLALIEYWSVDPDYDGETFRSKWQDYRSNVDNDADPFRVVKEVAILSPKVKGNRKICVKAVDVFGFESVVVEEVG from the coding sequence ATGCCTGAATCTTTAATAGAACAACTGCCGAAGATTGTTGCCGAGGGTAAGAAGGAAGTGGAGCGGATACTTGAGAGGTTGTCCGGTTCCAATAAGCTTACCTTGCAGACCAATGAGTATGTGCTGCCGTCCAAGGACAAGTCCGGGCTTTATCGCGGGCAGATGAAAGAGATCTCTGAGCAGGAATGGCACAACAGGCTCGTCTATGGCGACAACCTGCTTGTGATGCAGGCGTTACTTGCCGGTGATCCGGCAACCGGACTGCCTTCAATGCGCGGCAAGGTTGACCTCATCTATAATGACCCTCCTTTTGACAGCAAGGCTGATTACCGGACAAAGATCACCCTGCCCGGAACCACTATTGAACAGAAGCCCACTGTGCTTGAACAATTTGCCTATTCCGACACATGGAAAGACGGGACAGTCAGTTATTTGCGAATGATGTATCCGAGACTTGTACTGATGAGAGAATTGCTGAGTGAGCAGGGATCAATTTATGTCCATCTCGATTGGCATGTCGGGCATTATGTGAAGGTGTTGATGGATGAGATTTTCGGGAAAGAGAATTTCGTAAATGAGATTGTGTGGAAGCGATCAACTGCGCACAGTGATAGTAAAACATATGGGAATCTTCACGATGTACTTTTCTTGTATTCCAAAAGCCAAAACAATATTTTCAATACCCAATACGAACCATATACCGATGACTATATAAAAACTTATTATAGGCACAAAGACGAAAAAGGTATTTTTTTAGATCGAGACTTGTCGGCTAAAGGGCTTCAAGGTGGCGGGTATTCGTATGAGTGGAAAGGAAAGCAAGGGATATGGCGCTGTCCAAAAGATACAATGGCAAGATATGAGAAAGAGGGTAGATTATATTACACAAAGAATGGGACGCCAAGATTAAAACAGTATATGAACGACATGCCGGGAATTCCCATTCAAGATATATGGACAAATATTTTCACAGTTAATTCCCAAGCTAAAGAACGAGTCGAATATGGCACACAAAAACCAGAATCCCTTCTTGAACGTATCGTCAAATCATCATCCAACGAAAACTCCATCATAGCCGACTTCTTCTCCGGCTCCGGCACTACCGGAGCGGTTGCTGAAAAAAATGGACGCAGGTGGATAATGTCGGACATCGGCAAACCGGCTATCATGATTACAAGGCAGCGTCTTATAGATCAGGAGGCAAAGCCGTTCCTTTATCAATCCATCGGCGATTATCAGAAGGAAGCCTTTACCTCAAGCCGTCTGTTCAGACGTATTGGTGATCTGTCACAGGTCGTCATCAACCTCTACGGCGCATTGCCCTTCCCTGACGAGCAGAATCCAAACCGCAATCTTGGATACATTAAAAATTCACGCACCCTCGTTGTGGTTGATTCCCCTTCAAAACTGACCGGCTATGCCACATTGAAAAAGGCGCAGGAATTGAGGGAGTCCTTTCTCGGCGGATGGAACAAGGTCGTTGTCCTCGGCTGGAACTTTGTCTTTGATATTGCAACGCTCATCAAGAATTTCAACGATGATAAACTGGAAGTTCTGGTCATACCTCCTGATCTTCTCGACAAGCTAAAGACAAAGTCCAGTTATGAAAGCCTCCTGAAAAGCGGCAAGATACGATTCTCATCGCTCCAGTATCTCTCTATCAAAAAGCCGAGGATAAAAAACTATTCATCCGATATTGATGAAATAACTATCGAGCTGGACAATTATATTCTGCTCTCTCCTGGCTCCCTGCCCCTTGACGACGCAAACAAGGAAAAATTGCAGGACATCATCGCCAACGACCCGCTTGCGCTTATCGAATACTGGAGCGTAGACCCTGACTATGACGGCGAAACCTTCCGCAGTAAATGGCAGGATTACAGAAGCAACGTTGATAATGACGCTGACCCCTTCAGAGTCGTAAAAGAAGTCGCCATCCTGTCACCAAAGGTCAAAGGCAACCGCAAAATCTGCGTGAAGGCTGTGGATGTGTTCGGGTTTGAGAGCGTTGTTGTGGAGGAAGTGGGGTAA
- a CDS encoding DEAD/DEAH box helicase family protein has translation MSIALNTGTRDVPLKFARAMSALVLSEWENGSFISKTTPVTQDLLRFWFSDPFCDARTVNFHEGQKQAILNTIYTHEILKAESVFDMYSSVSSDITAEMDLSYLKKNKFSHPKYCIKMATGTGKTWVLNALLIWQYLNARHEEAPSGLYSKRFLIVAPGLIVYERLLDAYLGKEGQDGTRNFATSDFKKFEDLFIPSAYKETLFGFIQSNVVRKEEIGKKITGDGMIAITNWHLLSGVEEEEYTETAPLEDPSKAVKEIFPITPGTSTGHSLETLDNQYLSGGEIEYLAGLENMVVFNDEAHHIHETKKAGIVSEVEWQKSLNKIAEGKGRSFIQIDFSATPYDVTGSGQKRTKHFFPHIIVDFDLKTAIHKGLVKTITLDKRKEIATMELDFKAVREGNIVIGLSPGQKLMLRAGLQKLKILEEQFVNLTRDKSGMSDKHPKMLVICEDTKVSPFVTQFLSDNEGLGEEDVVQIDSDRKGSIPAKEWEKVKRRLFSIDNHSSPKVIVSVLMLREGFDVSNICVIVPLRSTQAPILLEQIIGRGLRLMWREPDYQEIKTENRIKLLQKKEEPSNYLDILSIVEHPAFIEFYDDLVKEGSIVETHELPEDRESILGDIIKVGLKSNYKDYDLYWPIVVQDKEEILQVMEPSAYYLSGFEWYSLDKLKDMVPKDEVFVSEEITVKTRFGDYRVTGDLLTAKSYNEFLAKLVKTITSTFVKVSQRTMKDYPVMQINNASLIGVVDNFIRNGLFKASFNPFEDNNWRILLLSQTGITQHLVKELSRIIYDMQNNINIEEAVVLKMYFSEVNELKMRKNYSLDITKTIYEKLPYPSNKGELEKNFMLFCDSDSLVNSFLKINENYHDFAHLNYIRNDGMLSSYYPDFIVKVNSSIYLVETKATKDLNDANVRQKELAALDWLNKINGLKLDDRMGCEWNYALLGENTFYSLRDKGASIKDIMEFAKLTQQKVKSQLF, from the coding sequence ATGTCCATAGCTCTTAACACAGGCACAAGGGATGTTCCTTTAAAATTCGCGCGAGCGATGTCTGCGCTGGTATTAAGCGAATGGGAGAACGGCAGCTTCATTAGCAAAACTACTCCGGTTACGCAAGACCTGCTCAGGTTCTGGTTCTCCGATCCTTTCTGTGACGCAAGGACAGTCAACTTTCACGAGGGACAGAAGCAGGCAATCCTGAATACAATCTATACTCATGAGATTTTGAAAGCAGAGTCTGTGTTTGACATGTATTCTTCAGTCAGTAGTGACATTACTGCCGAGATGGATCTGTCCTATCTCAAAAAAAACAAATTCAGCCATCCAAAATACTGCATCAAGATGGCTACGGGAACCGGCAAGACATGGGTGCTGAATGCTCTCTTGATATGGCAATATCTCAATGCAAGACATGAAGAAGCGCCAAGCGGTCTTTATTCCAAACGGTTTTTAATTGTAGCGCCGGGATTAATCGTATATGAACGGCTTTTGGACGCTTATCTGGGCAAGGAAGGACAGGACGGCACAAGGAACTTTGCCACATCAGACTTTAAAAAGTTTGAGGACTTGTTCATCCCTTCCGCATATAAAGAAACACTCTTTGGCTTTATCCAATCCAATGTTGTCAGAAAAGAAGAGATAGGAAAGAAGATTACCGGTGACGGAATGATCGCCATTACCAACTGGCATCTTCTGTCAGGAGTCGAAGAAGAGGAATACACTGAGACAGCTCCATTGGAAGACCCTTCTAAAGCAGTAAAGGAAATATTCCCTATTACGCCCGGCACATCAACAGGGCATTCCCTTGAAACTCTCGACAATCAATATTTGAGCGGCGGTGAGATTGAATATCTTGCAGGGCTTGAGAATATGGTCGTCTTTAATGACGAGGCACACCACATTCATGAAACAAAGAAGGCCGGTATTGTCTCTGAGGTTGAATGGCAGAAATCGCTGAACAAAATTGCTGAAGGTAAAGGCAGGAGTTTTATCCAGATTGATTTTTCAGCAACTCCCTATGATGTGACCGGAAGCGGACAGAAGAGGACAAAGCACTTCTTCCCTCATATTATCGTGGATTTTGATCTTAAGACAGCTATTCATAAAGGACTTGTTAAAACAATTACCCTTGATAAGCGCAAAGAGATTGCCACAATGGAGCTTGATTTTAAAGCTGTGCGTGAGGGGAATATAGTGATCGGCCTTTCACCAGGACAGAAGCTAATGCTCAGGGCGGGCTTACAGAAACTGAAGATACTGGAAGAACAGTTTGTGAATTTAACCCGCGATAAATCGGGAATGTCTGACAAACATCCAAAGATGTTAGTGATTTGCGAGGATACAAAGGTTTCCCCATTTGTGACGCAGTTTCTTTCTGACAATGAAGGACTTGGCGAAGAAGATGTTGTTCAGATAGATTCAGATAGGAAAGGTTCAATCCCTGCAAAGGAATGGGAGAAAGTTAAACGGCGTCTCTTCAGTATTGATAATCATTCCAGTCCAAAGGTTATCGTATCTGTCCTCATGCTTAGGGAAGGTTTTGACGTAAGCAATATTTGCGTTATCGTCCCGTTGCGGTCAACGCAAGCCCCGATCCTGCTTGAACAGATTATCGGCAGAGGTTTGCGCCTCATGTGGCGCGAACCGGATTATCAGGAGATAAAGACTGAGAACAGAATTAAACTCTTACAGAAAAAAGAAGAGCCGTCCAATTACCTCGATATTTTAAGTATTGTTGAGCATCCTGCATTTATCGAGTTTTATGATGATCTTGTCAAAGAAGGCTCTATCGTTGAAACGCATGAATTGCCTGAAGATCGGGAAAGCATCCTCGGAGATATTATAAAAGTCGGCTTGAAAAGCAACTACAAAGACTATGATCTTTATTGGCCTATTGTTGTTCAGGACAAAGAAGAAATCCTTCAGGTCATGGAGCCGTCCGCCTATTATTTATCAGGTTTTGAGTGGTATTCATTAGACAAGCTGAAAGACATGGTTCCCAAAGATGAGGTTTTTGTCTCGGAAGAGATAACTGTCAAAACCCGGTTTGGTGACTATAGAGTGACAGGCGACCTGCTCACAGCTAAGAGCTATAACGAGTTTCTGGCAAAACTGGTTAAAACTATAACAAGCACCTTTGTAAAAGTCAGCCAGAGAACGATGAAGGATTACCCTGTAATGCAAATCAACAACGCTTCATTGATCGGGGTTGTTGACAACTTCATTCGCAACGGATTGTTCAAAGCTTCCTTTAATCCATTTGAAGATAACAACTGGCGTATATTGCTGCTTTCACAAACCGGCATTACACAGCACCTTGTTAAGGAACTCAGCAGGATTATTTATGACATGCAGAACAATATCAATATTGAAGAGGCAGTAGTACTCAAAATGTATTTCTCTGAAGTGAATGAATTAAAGATGCGTAAAAATTATTCTCTCGATATTACAAAGACTATATATGAGAAACTTCCTTACCCATCTAATAAAGGAGAATTAGAGAAAAATTTCATGCTCTTTTGTGACAGCGATTCTCTGGTTAACAGCTTTCTGAAGATCAATGAAAATTATCACGATTTCGCCCACTTAAATTATATCCGTAATGACGGTATGCTGTCGTCTTATTATCCGGACTTTATTGTAAAGGTGAATTCATCAATCTACCTTGTCGAAACAAAAGCAACCAAAGATTTGAATGATGCCAACGTGAGGCAAAAAGAACTTGCTGCTTTGGATTGGCTCAATAAAATTAATGGACTCAAACTAGATGACAGAATGGGATGCGAGTGGAACTATGCGTTGCTTGGTGAAAATACTTTTTATAGCCTGAGGGACAAGGGCGCATCAATTAAAGATATTATGGAATTCGCAAAACTCACACAGCAGAAGGTGAAGAGCCAGTTGTTTTGA
- a CDS encoding lysophospholipid acyltransferase family protein, whose translation MRPERTAVDKPHAVKYLLWLLETFLILTPLFLLGIIPRRISIRLGESLGSGLFFIFKDKRRIALKNIEIAISGGLNITDTPEKIIKQHFINLGRSIAEVAILILGRRAILEDIIFEGIELYEEAMAKGRGVILITGHCGNWELTSFAKAWKSLPSASVARPLNNPYLNRCIEHLRTRHGNRVINKKGALKEILSILKNGGSVGLLMDQSVVENEAVVVEFFGEKVHAMKTPALLAMKTGAAVMPIFINYLGNGRHRIKCYREIPLRITENKEDDVIFNTQIFTKIIEAYIKENPSEWLWIHRRFKLSHGRRY comes from the coding sequence ATGAGGCCTGAGCGCACGGCAGTTGACAAACCTCATGCGGTCAAATATCTTCTCTGGCTCTTGGAAACCTTTTTAATACTTACCCCTCTCTTTCTCCTCGGAATCATCCCAAGGAGAATTTCCATCAGGCTTGGAGAATCTTTAGGCTCCGGCCTCTTCTTCATCTTCAAAGACAAGAGAAGGATCGCGCTGAAAAATATTGAGATAGCCATTAGCGGTGGCCTTAATATCACAGACACTCCTGAAAAGATTATAAAGCAGCACTTCATCAATCTCGGAAGATCAATAGCTGAAGTCGCAATACTCATACTCGGAAGAAGAGCGATCCTTGAAGATATCATCTTTGAGGGCATTGAACTCTATGAAGAGGCAATGGCAAAAGGACGCGGGGTCATTCTCATTACAGGACATTGCGGCAACTGGGAGCTTACCTCTTTTGCAAAGGCATGGAAGTCCCTGCCTTCCGCTTCAGTTGCAAGGCCGCTCAACAACCCGTATCTGAACAGATGCATTGAGCACTTGAGAACAAGACACGGCAACAGAGTCATTAACAAAAAAGGCGCGCTGAAAGAGATACTTTCTATTCTCAAAAACGGCGGCTCTGTCGGCCTTCTTATGGATCAGAGCGTTGTAGAGAACGAAGCTGTTGTTGTGGAGTTCTTCGGTGAAAAGGTACATGCAATGAAAACGCCTGCTTTATTAGCCATGAAGACAGGCGCAGCGGTCATGCCTATCTTTATAAATTATCTCGGCAATGGAAGACACCGGATAAAATGCTATAGAGAGATACCGCTCAGGATAACAGAGAACAAGGAAGATGATGTAATATTCAATACGCAGATATTTACTAAAATCATTGAAGCCTATATCAAAGAAAATCCGTCTGAGTGGCTGTGGATACACAGACGGTTCAAGCTGAGTCATGGAAGAAGATATTAG
- the tcmP gene encoding three-Cys-motif partner protein TcmP, with translation MEKIYKNGYDFFFWPYEPQTKIKHFVFTEYFDKWVTIVGKWNDLNYFDCFAGSGAYIENDKIHYGSPILAAEVIEKNKENLDRKVTIVLIEKDKNNIENICKLFKHRGLNTEPIIIEGSFDAEINKLLDETKGNLKPTFFFIDPFGFKIKFQTLQRIMAIPKSEILLNFMFTQVNRFLIDELEDTLNDLFGCKDWKALKTLSGTEREQGIVNLYRTKLKEFSKFAFPYRLSFSDRDRTYYYLFHLTNNLKGCSIMKSAFAKFNYGKVEFSGPKHGCLTLFDNKDMKVSEIKQFLVEKYKGQTKRYEDILIEIIDSELFLEAGIKTALKEMEGKEAKIARNPELTEKGRKRKSIDLNDAVTF, from the coding sequence ATGGAGAAGATATATAAAAACGGCTACGACTTCTTTTTCTGGCCCTATGAACCACAAACAAAAATAAAGCATTTTGTGTTCACGGAATATTTCGATAAATGGGTAACAATTGTCGGCAAATGGAATGATTTGAACTATTTTGACTGCTTTGCCGGAAGCGGAGCATACATTGAAAATGACAAAATTCATTACGGCTCTCCTATACTTGCAGCAGAAGTTATCGAAAAAAACAAAGAAAACTTGGACAGAAAAGTTACTATCGTCCTGATTGAAAAAGACAAAAACAATATCGAAAACATCTGTAAGCTATTTAAACACAGAGGGCTTAACACAGAGCCTATAATTATTGAAGGAAGCTTTGATGCTGAAATAAATAAACTTCTGGATGAAACTAAGGGCAACTTAAAACCGACATTCTTTTTTATTGATCCTTTCGGCTTTAAAATAAAGTTTCAAACCCTTCAGCGGATTATGGCAATTCCCAAATCAGAGATATTGCTCAACTTCATGTTTACGCAAGTAAACCGTTTTTTAATTGACGAACTTGAAGACACGCTTAATGATTTATTCGGATGCAAGGATTGGAAAGCTTTAAAAACATTAAGCGGTACAGAGAGAGAGCAGGGAATCGTTAATTTATATCGGACAAAATTAAAAGAATTTTCAAAGTTTGCTTTTCCATATCGCCTTAGCTTTTCCGACAGAGACAGAACCTACTATTATCTTTTTCACCTCACAAACAACCTTAAAGGATGCTCAATCATGAAGTCAGCATTTGCTAAATTCAATTACGGCAAAGTTGAGTTCTCCGGGCCTAAACATGGTTGTTTAACCTTATTTGATAATAAGGACATGAAGGTAAGCGAGATAAAACAGTTTTTGGTTGAGAAGTATAAAGGGCAAACAAAACGATATGAGGACATCTTAATTGAAATCATAGACTCGGAACTTTTTTTGGAGGCTGGAATTAAAACTGCTTTAAAAGAAATGGAAGGTAAGGAAGCAAAAATAGCAAGAAATCCTGAATTGACAGAGAAGGGAAGGAAAAGAAAAAGTATAGACCTTAATGATGCGGTAACTTTTTGA
- a CDS encoding radical SAM protein — MQYIQRKSLLYKSGVEYGDYTINHVEGCSHGCMYPCYAMLMAKRFGKVKSYEEWIKPKIVSNAAELLKKEIPKHRDKIKFVHLCFSTDPFMYGYQEITDLSVTLIRMLNDAGIKCTALTKGILPDELAKLSPSNEFGITLISLNEDYRSQYEPFSAPYKERIKSLYRLHKKGVKTWVSIEPYPTPNIIDQKFEEILKSVAFADKIIFGRLNYNGMVSQYQDHKGFYNKLSRQVIEFCKKNNKEYHIKEGTMTNNLKSNKSDVTASLFGRQEILAAAGR, encoded by the coding sequence ATGCAATACATACAAAGAAAATCGTTGCTTTACAAAAGCGGAGTCGAGTATGGGGACTACACCATCAACCATGTCGAGGGATGCTCGCACGGGTGCATGTATCCATGCTACGCAATGCTTATGGCAAAAAGATTTGGCAAGGTTAAGAGCTATGAAGAATGGATTAAGCCTAAGATTGTTTCAAATGCCGCTGAATTGCTGAAGAAGGAAATACCAAAACACAGGGACAAAATTAAATTTGTGCATCTGTGCTTCAGCACCGACCCGTTCATGTACGGCTATCAGGAGATAACCGATTTAAGCGTTACCCTTATCAGGATGCTGAACGACGCAGGCATAAAATGCACCGCTCTGACAAAAGGGATTCTGCCTGATGAACTGGCAAAGCTAAGCCCTTCAAATGAATTCGGGATTACACTGATTTCACTTAATGAAGATTACAGAAGTCAGTATGAGCCTTTCTCCGCACCTTATAAAGAGAGAATCAAGAGTCTCTACCGCTTGCATAAAAAAGGAGTAAAGACATGGGTAAGCATAGAGCCTTATCCTACGCCCAATATAATTGACCAGAAGTTTGAAGAGATTCTAAAGTCTGTTGCTTTTGCGGATAAGATCATCTTCGGAAGGCTTAACTATAATGGGATGGTTTCGCAATATCAGGATCATAAAGGCTTTTACAATAAGTTGAGCCGTCAGGTTATTGAGTTTTGTAAGAAAAACAACAAGGAATACCACATTAAAGAAGGCACTATGACAAATAATCTAAAATCTAATAAGTCAGATGTTACTGCATCGTTATTCGGTAGGCAAGAAATTTTAGCGGCTGCGGGTAGATAA